A single Micromonospora luteifusca DNA region contains:
- a CDS encoding DUF3145 domain-containing protein, producing MPTRGVVYVHSTPLAVCSHVEWAIARVLAAPVNLQWTAQPVDPGARRAECGWTGRPGTGAELAAALRQWPMIRFEVTEEPSPGADGERFMYVPARGLFRATVGVAGDIQLGEDRLRALMAASRAPEALAHALDKALGTAWDADLEPYRYAGDGAPVTLLTRVG from the coding sequence GTGCCAACGCGTGGCGTCGTATACGTCCACTCGACCCCACTCGCCGTGTGCTCGCACGTCGAGTGGGCGATCGCGCGCGTCCTAGCCGCGCCGGTCAACCTGCAGTGGACGGCTCAGCCCGTCGACCCCGGCGCACGCCGGGCCGAGTGCGGGTGGACCGGTCGTCCGGGGACGGGCGCCGAGCTGGCTGCTGCCCTACGGCAGTGGCCCATGATCCGTTTCGAGGTCACCGAGGAGCCGAGTCCCGGTGCCGACGGCGAGCGTTTCATGTACGTTCCGGCGCGTGGTCTGTTCCGGGCCACCGTCGGCGTGGCCGGCGACATCCAGCTCGGCGAAGACCGACTGCGGGCGCTGATGGCCGCCTCCCGGGCTCCGGAGGCGCTGGCCCACGCGCTGGACAAGGCGCTGGGCACCGCGTGGGACGCTGATCTGGAGCCGTACCGGTACGCCGGCGACGGTGCTCCGGTGACCTTGCTCACCCGGGTCGGTTGA